One genomic segment of Elusimicrobiota bacterium includes these proteins:
- the scpC gene encoding Propionyl-CoA:succinate CoA transferase yields the protein MGIVSRIPKITAEEAAGMISHQDQIGFSGFTPAGAAKAIPLAIAAKAVREHKEGREFRIRVLTGASTGPSLDGALAKAEAVSFRAPYQSDPHMRKSINEGKTEFFDMHLSLVPQNARYGFLGKFNWAIVEASDVTEDGEIVLSSSVGASPSYCRMADKILVELNRFHPPQLRGFHDIYEPLDPPHRREIPIYAPSDRIGSHVIKVDPRKIAGVVETHLPDETSSFDEPNAITAKIGEHVANFLAAEIKSGRIPSGFLPVQSGVGNIANAVMGAMAEIPDIPAFQMYSEVIQDSAVALLQSGKISFASGCSLTVAPSVLKQVYENLEFYRTRIVLRPQEITNNPEVIRRLGIISVNTAIEVDIAGNVNSTHILGKSMMNGIGGSGDFARNSFLSIFTCPSTAKDNKISAIVPMVSHLDHSEHSVQVIVTENGVADLRGKSPKEHARLIINNCAHPDYREALHHYLEMSLKSHQPQVLSAAFLMHEQFAKTGSMQYVRWSNG from the coding sequence ATGGGGATTGTATCGAGAATTCCAAAAATAACGGCGGAAGAAGCGGCGGGAATGATTTCTCACCAAGATCAAATAGGCTTTAGTGGGTTCACTCCCGCCGGTGCCGCCAAAGCGATTCCTCTCGCCATTGCGGCCAAAGCGGTTCGGGAACACAAGGAGGGACGGGAGTTTAGAATCCGAGTTCTGACCGGTGCTTCTACGGGACCTTCTCTGGATGGCGCGTTGGCCAAGGCTGAAGCGGTATCGTTCCGAGCGCCCTATCAATCGGATCCCCACATGCGAAAAAGCATCAACGAGGGGAAAACAGAATTCTTTGACATGCATCTCTCGCTCGTTCCCCAAAATGCCCGTTACGGATTTCTCGGGAAATTCAATTGGGCGATTGTGGAAGCCTCCGATGTCACGGAAGACGGTGAAATCGTTTTGAGTTCTTCTGTGGGGGCCTCGCCGTCTTATTGTCGAATGGCGGATAAAATTCTCGTTGAGCTCAATCGTTTTCATCCGCCGCAATTGCGCGGATTTCACGACATTTACGAACCCTTGGATCCGCCGCACCGTCGGGAGATTCCAATCTACGCGCCCTCGGACCGGATTGGTTCTCATGTTATTAAAGTGGATCCTCGGAAAATCGCTGGAGTTGTTGAAACTCATTTGCCGGATGAAACAAGTTCTTTTGATGAACCGAACGCGATTACCGCCAAAATTGGTGAGCATGTGGCCAATTTCTTGGCGGCAGAAATCAAGTCGGGCCGCATCCCTTCTGGGTTTCTTCCGGTCCAATCGGGAGTGGGAAACATTGCCAATGCGGTCATGGGCGCCATGGCGGAAATCCCCGATATCCCCGCCTTTCAAATGTATTCGGAAGTGATACAAGACTCCGCCGTGGCGCTCCTCCAAAGCGGGAAAATATCTTTTGCCAGCGGGTGTTCTCTAACGGTGGCGCCGAGCGTCCTCAAACAGGTCTACGAGAATCTGGAGTTCTATCGCACTCGAATTGTTTTGCGACCTCAAGAGATAACCAACAACCCCGAAGTGATACGCCGCCTTGGGATCATCTCCGTTAATACTGCCATTGAAGTGGATATCGCCGGGAATGTTAATTCAACGCACATTCTCGGAAAAAGCATGATGAATGGGATTGGCGGCAGCGGGGATTTCGCGCGGAATTCGTTTCTTTCCATCTTCACCTGCCCTTCAACCGCGAAAGACAACAAGATCAGCGCCATCGTTCCCATGGTGAGTCATCTTGATCACAGCGAGCATTCCGTTCAAGTTATCGTGACTGAGAATGGAGTCGCCGATCTTCGTGGAAAAAGCCCCAAAGAGCACGCGCGACTCATCATTAACAATTGCGCTCACCCAGATTACCGCGAGGCGCTGCATCATTATCTGGAGATGTCATTGAAGTCCCACCAACCCCAAGTGTTATCCGCTGCTTTTTTGATGCACGAGCAATTTGCAAAAACCGGATCCATGCAATATGTTCGCTGGTCGAACGGGTGA
- the bamA_2 gene encoding Outer membrane protein assembly factor BamA, whose amino-acid sequence MIGRIVVNRKNVFDTGTAIDHRFPYSWANKLHIVTQETYIRQELLFKEGDEFNPELIKESERILRGRPIFRYVNVIPQTPYDGRVDILIQTEDVWTTSVQMSYSVAGGRNSYGIGFLEKNFLGQGKVLGAFLRKNIDRTTRGFSYQDPQLFGTRWDLFGGYGKDEKGREWEGNLERPYFSALSRHSEGVSIVDREDEGRMFSGGEEVASFGQKTREMRIFSSVALLAKQKHTLRISLAHEHNIDEFYDVQGPAAPTLPSKRAINPVLLGFDYEKYIFHKVRGVTTFDRDEDINLGEMISFEGGPSNKHFGATDDSVVLRLTAGKTFHFQENQVWFNLLKMDGRQEEEAVRDGVMRIRSQYFLLNWMPENTASLRGEYIHSKNLDPEKQFLLGGENGLRGYSVRQFSGPNKMLLALENRQVVLYEWLHLVNIGWALFADTGAVWADGVFPKFPQFKSDVGLGLRLAPSRSVDPGLIRIDVAYALQDNDRKSRFVLNIGADLSFGDRRVRKFDQ is encoded by the coding sequence GTGATCGGCCGGATTGTCGTCAATCGAAAAAATGTTTTTGATACGGGCACCGCAATTGATCACCGTTTCCCCTACTCATGGGCCAATAAATTACACATCGTCACTCAGGAAACCTACATTCGCCAGGAATTGCTATTTAAAGAGGGAGATGAGTTCAACCCTGAATTGATTAAAGAATCCGAACGCATTCTGCGTGGACGACCCATTTTTCGCTATGTAAATGTCATTCCACAAACTCCTTATGATGGCCGGGTGGACATTCTGATTCAAACAGAGGACGTTTGGACCACCTCCGTTCAAATGTCCTACAGTGTGGCCGGCGGAAGAAATTCCTACGGGATTGGATTTCTGGAAAAAAACTTTTTGGGTCAAGGCAAGGTGCTTGGCGCTTTTTTACGAAAAAACATCGATCGCACCACGCGGGGATTTTCCTATCAGGACCCTCAGCTTTTCGGAACACGTTGGGACTTGTTCGGCGGGTACGGTAAAGATGAGAAAGGGCGGGAATGGGAAGGAAACTTGGAACGTCCTTATTTTTCTGCGCTGTCGCGCCATTCAGAGGGTGTGTCAATTGTGGACCGGGAAGACGAAGGGCGTATGTTCAGCGGGGGCGAAGAAGTGGCCAGTTTCGGACAGAAAACCCGTGAAATGAGGATTTTTTCTTCGGTTGCCTTGTTGGCCAAACAAAAACACACGCTCCGCATCAGCTTAGCGCATGAGCACAATATCGATGAATTTTACGACGTTCAAGGCCCGGCGGCTCCCACGCTCCCTTCGAAGCGCGCCATCAATCCTGTTTTGTTGGGTTTTGATTATGAAAAATATATTTTTCATAAGGTCCGTGGCGTGACCACCTTTGACCGAGATGAAGATATTAACTTGGGAGAAATGATTTCATTTGAAGGGGGCCCTTCCAATAAGCATTTTGGAGCCACAGACGACTCTGTTGTTTTAAGATTGACGGCGGGAAAAACTTTTCATTTTCAAGAAAATCAGGTGTGGTTCAATTTATTGAAAATGGATGGGCGACAAGAAGAAGAGGCGGTTCGTGATGGGGTGATGCGAATTCGCAGTCAATATTTCCTTTTGAATTGGATGCCAGAAAACACGGCAAGTTTACGAGGTGAATATATTCATTCCAAAAATTTGGATCCAGAAAAACAGTTTTTGTTGGGTGGGGAAAATGGCTTGCGCGGTTATTCGGTTCGACAATTCAGTGGCCCCAATAAAATGTTGTTGGCGCTTGAGAATCGACAAGTCGTATTGTATGAATGGCTGCACCTGGTAAACATCGGCTGGGCCCTCTTTGCGGATACGGGCGCTGTGTGGGCCGATGGAGTATTTCCAAAATTTCCACAATTTAAATCGGATGTGGGTTTGGGATTGAGATTGGCCCCTTCCCGATCGGTTGACCCGGGGTTGATTCGCATCGATGTGGCTTACGCGCTTCAAGACAATGACCGAAAGTCTCGTTTTGTTTTAAATATTGGAGCCGACCTTTCATTTGGAGACAGACGTGTACGAAAATTTGATCAGTAA
- a CDS encoding putative GTPase, producing the protein MKGLQARNRSILARAITLIESRVPAHREKADLVLQSIMKWTGKAKRVGITGVPGVGKSTFIEALGCQLCTRGHHVAVLTVDPTSALSGGSILGDKTRMEQLSRHENAFIRPSAAGETLGGVARKTREAMMLCEAAGFDVVLVETVGVGQSETTVRSMVDFFLLMLLPGGGDELQGIKKGVVELADSLFVNKADGPNKELAEISQREYAGAVRGLRPATRGWHSEVYIGSAKTGEGLPEMWRVIERFFEDMEGAGFIAQRRREQTQSWLRDMVREELISQFFQDETMQARLQEVDKLLLNNSISVSQGVANLLDAFEKRRVSHDSTN; encoded by the coding sequence GTGAAAGGGCTACAGGCGCGCAATCGTTCTATTTTGGCCCGGGCCATTACACTCATTGAGAGCCGCGTTCCGGCGCATCGGGAAAAAGCGGACCTTGTTTTACAGAGCATCATGAAATGGACAGGGAAAGCCAAACGTGTGGGAATCACCGGCGTTCCGGGGGTTGGAAAAAGCACCTTTATCGAAGCGTTGGGGTGCCAGTTGTGTACAAGGGGGCATCACGTGGCGGTGTTGACTGTGGACCCCACGAGCGCGCTTTCAGGAGGAAGTATTTTGGGAGACAAGACGCGAATGGAACAGTTGTCACGCCATGAAAATGCGTTCATCCGCCCTTCAGCGGCGGGAGAAACGTTGGGCGGGGTCGCGCGCAAAACGCGTGAGGCCATGATGCTCTGCGAAGCGGCTGGCTTTGATGTGGTGTTGGTCGAGACGGTGGGCGTGGGCCAAAGTGAAACCACGGTCCGGTCCATGGTGGATTTTTTTCTTTTGATGCTGCTTCCCGGCGGAGGGGATGAACTTCAGGGAATAAAAAAAGGGGTGGTGGAGTTGGCCGACTCTCTTTTCGTCAACAAGGCCGATGGGCCCAATAAAGAGCTGGCGGAAATTTCACAGCGCGAATACGCTGGCGCGGTGCGCGGTTTGCGCCCGGCCACACGGGGCTGGCATAGCGAGGTGTACATCGGCTCGGCCAAAACGGGCGAAGGTTTGCCCGAGATGTGGAGGGTCATCGAGCGATTTTTTGAGGATATGGAGGGGGCGGGTTTTATCGCGCAGCGGCGACGGGAGCAGACCCAATCCTGGCTTCGGGACATGGTCCGGGAAGAACTCATCTCCCAATTTTTTCAAGATGAAACGATGCAAGCGCGCCTGCAGGAGGTTGATAAGTTGCTCTTGAACAACTCCATCAGCGTTTCGCAGGGCGTTGCAAATTTATTGGACGCATTTGAAAAGAGGAGGGTTTCACATGATTCAACGAATTGA
- the birA_2 gene encoding Bifunctional ligase/repressor BirA, translating to MFPESSRAVNELGWTISRLEECSSTNDVAKDLPVWHAVLAGRQLAGRGRFGRTWQSGEGGVWMSAVVPAPVSEPLWKMMPLAAGHAVATTIMELGVASVKLRWPNDVMVGARKCAGILVDRFHVDRCVVGMGVNVFNDPALQDPALKDCSVRLADVLEKCPDLDQVAERILANLRFILMRMEKGGALELIHRLDLLWKIPTLVEMHINEKILKRMFCGVNNQGWVRLKSSEGSIEEFAPEDIRMMREI from the coding sequence ATGTTCCCTGAATCATCCCGAGCTGTTAACGAATTGGGATGGACGATCTCTCGGTTGGAGGAATGTTCTTCCACCAACGATGTGGCGAAGGATTTACCGGTGTGGCATGCGGTGCTCGCGGGACGGCAATTGGCTGGGCGCGGTCGGTTTGGTCGAACGTGGCAATCGGGGGAAGGCGGCGTCTGGATGTCCGCCGTGGTCCCTGCGCCAGTGAGTGAACCTCTCTGGAAAATGATGCCACTTGCGGCGGGCCACGCGGTCGCCACAACGATCATGGAATTGGGCGTCGCCTCGGTGAAGCTTAGGTGGCCGAACGATGTAATGGTGGGGGCGCGCAAATGCGCTGGTATTTTGGTGGACCGATTCCATGTTGACCGATGCGTGGTGGGAATGGGGGTGAACGTGTTCAATGATCCGGCTCTCCAGGATCCCGCCCTGAAAGACTGCTCGGTTCGGCTCGCCGATGTATTGGAAAAATGTCCGGATTTGGACCAGGTGGCGGAGCGGATATTGGCCAACTTGAGATTTATTTTGATGCGAATGGAGAAGGGGGGGGCGTTGGAACTAATTCATCGACTGGATCTGCTCTGGAAAATTCCGACGCTGGTCGAAATGCATATCAACGAAAAGATTCTCAAGCGGATGTTTTGTGGGGTCAATAACCAAGGGTGGGTTCGATTAAAATCCAGCGAGGGGTCCATTGAAGAATTTGCTCCGGAAGACATTCGAATGATGAGAGAAATTTAA
- a CDS encoding Methylmalonyl-CoA carboxyltransferase 12S subunit — MAIKEKFISELRSRRKQAVSGMEKKTEERRKKGLMTARDRVDGLFHAGSFQEFGLHAQHDCHNFGMESKSMPGDGVITGVGLVDGRSVASFSQDFMIGGGALGRVHAKKISELMTYAQQMGMPVVGFNDSGGARIQEGVESLSGYGQVFFRNVLLSGVVPQIAVIAGPCAGGAAYSPALMDFLIMVRKSANMFICGPDVIMAATGQKTTMEEIGSADAHASVSGNTHFTVDSDAQAISLVKKLLSFLPSNNVMDPPHRPTSTLDLKPDPGLSALVPEDPKSPMDVLKIIGRLVDAGDFLEVHQQWAKNIVIGFGRFQGVVAGVVANQPMVKAGTLDIDASDKAARFIRFCNAFNIPIVTLVDVPGFLPGVSQERGGIIRHGAKMLFAYAAATVPKITVIMRKAYGGAYLAMCSRDMGADMVFAWPCAEIAVMGAEGAVQILYKKDITSAADPKAKEAEYVAEYRSKFCTPYESAGRNLVTDVIEPAETRAIVSRALRYSMAKRETRPPKKHGTIPL, encoded by the coding sequence ATGGCGATAAAAGAAAAATTTATTTCGGAATTGAGAAGCCGTCGCAAACAAGCGGTGAGCGGGATGGAGAAAAAAACAGAGGAGCGTCGGAAAAAAGGGCTGATGACCGCGCGCGACCGAGTCGATGGATTGTTTCACGCGGGGTCCTTTCAGGAGTTTGGGTTGCACGCCCAGCATGATTGCCACAATTTCGGAATGGAATCGAAGTCGATGCCCGGAGACGGCGTGATCACAGGGGTCGGCCTCGTGGACGGCCGGTCGGTGGCCTCTTTTAGCCAGGATTTTATGATCGGCGGTGGCGCGTTGGGCCGTGTGCACGCAAAGAAAATTTCGGAATTGATGACCTACGCTCAGCAAATGGGTATGCCCGTCGTTGGTTTTAATGATTCGGGAGGAGCCCGAATTCAAGAAGGCGTGGAATCTTTGTCCGGTTACGGGCAGGTTTTTTTCCGCAACGTGCTTTTGTCCGGCGTGGTGCCGCAAATTGCGGTGATCGCGGGGCCGTGCGCGGGAGGAGCGGCCTATTCGCCGGCGCTCATGGACTTTTTGATCATGGTCCGGAAATCGGCGAACATGTTTATCTGCGGACCGGATGTGATCATGGCTGCCACCGGGCAAAAAACCACGATGGAAGAAATCGGATCGGCGGACGCGCATGCCTCTGTGAGCGGCAATACCCATTTCACCGTGGACAGCGATGCTCAAGCAATTTCGTTGGTCAAAAAACTCCTGTCGTTTTTGCCTTCCAATAACGTGATGGATCCTCCTCATCGCCCCACCTCAACCTTGGACTTGAAGCCTGACCCCGGTCTGAGCGCCTTGGTTCCGGAGGATCCCAAATCTCCGATGGATGTTCTGAAAATTATTGGACGATTGGTGGACGCGGGAGATTTTCTCGAGGTGCATCAACAGTGGGCGAAAAATATTGTGATTGGATTCGGTCGGTTTCAAGGCGTGGTGGCCGGTGTTGTGGCCAATCAGCCGATGGTGAAAGCGGGGACGCTGGATATTGATGCTTCTGACAAGGCGGCGCGGTTCATTCGGTTCTGCAATGCCTTTAATATTCCGATCGTTACGCTGGTGGACGTCCCTGGGTTTCTGCCGGGTGTGTCTCAGGAGCGCGGGGGCATTATTCGTCACGGCGCCAAAATGCTGTTCGCCTATGCCGCTGCTACCGTTCCGAAAATAACGGTGATCATGCGAAAGGCCTATGGGGGGGCCTATTTGGCGATGTGTTCGCGTGATATGGGCGCTGACATGGTGTTCGCTTGGCCCTGCGCTGAAATTGCCGTGATGGGGGCGGAAGGGGCGGTCCAAATCCTCTACAAAAAAGACATTACCTCAGCGGCGGATCCGAAAGCCAAAGAAGCGGAGTATGTTGCCGAATACCGCTCGAAATTCTGCACACCGTACGAATCGGCCGGACGCAACTTGGTCACCGATGTGATCGAACCGGCGGAAACACGGGCCATTGTTTCGCGGGCGTTGCGTTATTCCATGGCCAAACGTGAAACACGGCCACCCAAGAAACACGGGACGATACCGTTATGA